The segment GACCACCTCCATGGTGCGCGTGGCCATTCCCGGCGGCGGCCCCTACACGGCGAGCAAGGCCGCGGTGGAAAGCCTGCTGCGCTCCCTGTCCAGGGAGCTCAGCGCCCGCAAGATCCGCGTCAATGGCGTGGCCCCGGGCCCGGTGGACACCGACCTCTTCCGCGCCGGCAAGGACGAGGCGGCCATCGCCCGCTCGGCCGGCATGAGCCCCTTCAACCGCGTGGGCCAGCCGGAGGAGGTGGCCGAGGTCGTGGCCTTCCTGGCTTCGGACAAGGCCTCGTGGGTGCACGGCCAGATCATTCAACCGAACGGCGGCATGGTGTGACCTGATGCGCCTCGCGGTCTTCACCAAGAACTTTACGAATCCGGCCTACGGCGCGGCGCGCCTGGGCGCGGAACGTGCGGCTGCGGTTTTCGGCGACGAGGTGCTGCACTTCGTACCCAAGAAGGGTGACGACCCGGTGGAGCAGAGTGCACTGATCGCCGAGGCGCTGGCCTTGCAGCCGCGGCCCGATGCCTTCGTGTTCTCGCCCGTGCATGCGAGCAAGGTGAATGCGGCGATTGCCCAGGTAGTGGCGGCCGGCATCCCCATGATCGGTTTCGTCAACCCGATAGCGGCCGCGCCCATGGTGAGTTACGTCAGTTCGGACGATGAGCAACTGGCCCTGGCCATCGCGCGCTACCTGTTCAGACATCTGCAAGGCCAGGGCCGGGTGCTGGTGGTGACCGGCCCCGAGGAGTCCTACACCAGCCTGGAGCGCCTGCGCGGTTTCCGCGACGCCGCGCGCGAGGTGCCGGGCATCGTTCTGGCGGGCCAGATCGCGGGTGACTACGTGCGCGAGACCGCACGGGACCGCACGGCGGCCTGGCTGGGTGCGAACACCGCACCCGATGCGGTGCTGGTCGCCAACGACATCATGGCCATCGGTGTGCTGGACGCACTCGACGCTGCGGAAAAGACCGCCGCCGTGGTGGGCGTGAACGCGATTCCCCAGGCCATCGAGGCCATCGCCGCCGGCCGCATGCTGGCCACGGCCGACTTCAATGCCATGCAGATGGCCTATCTGGCGGCCGAATGCGCGGCGCGCCACCTTCGCGGTGAGCAGGTTCCGAAGGCCATCGAGCTACCAGTGCAGATCGTCGACCAGAGCAACTGCGCCTTGTGGAACCTGCCTTACGAACAGCGCCCCGTCATCACACTCGAACAACTGAGGAGACAAGCATGAAACGACATTTTCTGAAACTGCTCGGCGCCACACTGGCGTCGGTCCTGCTGGGCGCCGCCGCCATGGCGCAGGACTACCCGGCCAAGCCGATCCGTCTGGTGGCGCCCTTCGCACCGGGCGGTGCGGTCGACATCCTGGCGCGCATCATCGGGGAGCGCCTGAGCACCCAGTACGGCCACAACGTGATCGTCGACAACAAACCCGGCGCCAGCGGCCACCTGGGCGCGCAGCTCGTGGCCAAGGCGCCCGGTGACGGCTATACCCTGATGGTGGGCACCATCGGCATCCACGCCGCCTACGCTAGCTACAGCAAGCTGACCTACAAGCCCAGCAGCGAACTGCAGCCGGTGCTGGTGATCGGCGAGGCGCCCAATGTGGTGCTGGTGCCGGCCAACTCGAAGTACAAGACTTTTGCCGATTTCCTGGCCGATGCGAAAGCGAATGCCGGCAAGATCAACTACGCCTCGGCCGGTGCCGGCTCCTCGGTGCATATGGTCACGGAGCTGTTCCAGCTGGCGATCGGCCAGCGCATGAACCACGTGCCCTACAAGGGCAGCGGCCCGGCCCTGATCGACCTGATCAGCGGCCAGGTCGACGTGATGTTCGACAACATGTCCTCCGGCATGCCGCACGTGCACAGCGGCAAGCTGCGCGTGCTGGCCGTGACCGGGCCGAAGCGCGACCCGCGCCTGCCCGAGGTGCCCACCATCGCCGAGGCCGGCGTGCCCGGCTACAGCGGCACCTCCTGGTTCACGCTGGCCGCGCCGGCCAGCATGCCGGCCGCGCTGGTGGCCAGGCTCAACCAGGACGTGCAGCGTGTGCTGGCCAGCCCCGAAGTGGTGGCGCGCTACGACAAGATGGGCATGAACTACACGCCCAACAGCCCGGCCGAGGCTGCGGCGTTTTTCAAGAGCGAAACCGAGAAGTGGACCCGCGTGATCGAAGCGGCCAGGATTCAACTCGACTAGGGCCTGTTCACACTAATTTTTCAAGATGCGTTGTGGATCAAAAAAGTCATGCGGTAGGCGCGTGGACGCCGCCGGGGTCGTCCCCGGCAAGTCCACGCAACACCCCGCATGGCTTTTTTGGCCACAACCCGAAGGGAACGGGGTGAAAACAGCGCCACTCGTTGTTGCACTCCTAACCCAGGCGGACAGCCTGGGCGTCGTCGCGCGCCTAGATTGGCGCTGTTTTCACCCCGTTCGCAATTGAGGAATTAGTGTGAACAGGCCCTAACCAACGAAGGAGACAAGCATGCTGAAAAAACTGATCCATACATTGCTGGTGACGGGCCTGCTGGCCGCCGGCGTCTGTGCCCAGGCCCAGGACGTTTTCCCCTCCAAACCGGTCAAGATCGTCGTGCCCTATGCGGCC is part of the Rhodoferax sp. BAB1 genome and harbors:
- a CDS encoding sugar ABC transporter substrate-binding protein — protein: MRLAVFTKNFTNPAYGAARLGAERAAAVFGDEVLHFVPKKGDDPVEQSALIAEALALQPRPDAFVFSPVHASKVNAAIAQVVAAGIPMIGFVNPIAAAPMVSYVSSDDEQLALAIARYLFRHLQGQGRVLVVTGPEESYTSLERLRGFRDAAREVPGIVLAGQIAGDYVRETARDRTAAWLGANTAPDAVLVANDIMAIGVLDALDAAEKTAAVVGVNAIPQAIEAIAAGRMLATADFNAMQMAYLAAECAARHLRGEQVPKAIELPVQIVDQSNCALWNLPYEQRPVITLEQLRRQA
- a CDS encoding tripartite tricarboxylate transporter substrate binding protein; the encoded protein is MKRHFLKLLGATLASVLLGAAAMAQDYPAKPIRLVAPFAPGGAVDILARIIGERLSTQYGHNVIVDNKPGASGHLGAQLVAKAPGDGYTLMVGTIGIHAAYASYSKLTYKPSSELQPVLVIGEAPNVVLVPANSKYKTFADFLADAKANAGKINYASAGAGSSVHMVTELFQLAIGQRMNHVPYKGSGPALIDLISGQVDVMFDNMSSGMPHVHSGKLRVLAVTGPKRDPRLPEVPTIAEAGVPGYSGTSWFTLAAPASMPAALVARLNQDVQRVLASPEVVARYDKMGMNYTPNSPAEAAAFFKSETEKWTRVIEAARIQLD